From the genome of Vicia villosa cultivar HV-30 ecotype Madison, WI linkage group LG2, Vvil1.0, whole genome shotgun sequence, one region includes:
- the LOC131654059 gene encoding uncharacterized protein LOC131654059 codes for MAVISLSLLPPPSTTHSCFCATGIHFRSNNFLSIHSPSPSPFPSTFSNSNYKFSARRKRFHTVFAASSDYYATLGVPKSATVKDIKAAYRRLARQYHPDVNKEPGATDKFKEISNAYEVLSDDKKRALYDQYGEAGVKSSVGGGSSAYATNPFDLFETFFGSNMGGFAGMDPTGFGTRRRSTVTKGEDIRYDFSLEFSEAIFGTEKEFELFHLETCEACTGTGAKLGSKMRVCSTCGGRGQVMRTEQTPFGLFSQVSVCPNCGGDGEVISENCRKCSGAGRIRVKKNMKVKVPPGVSSGSILRVTGEGDAGPRGGPPGDLYVYLDVLEIPGIQRDDINLRSTISITYLDAILGSVVKVKTVEGTSELQIPSGTQPGDVLVLAKKGVPKLNRPSIRGDHLFTVKVTIPKRISSKEREVLEELASLGDTSNHSRSRPKTQSSTGSKAAPAAQRAESPIATVTEKPEKSEEQEEQDDDLWNKLKNVAGSVANGALKWFKDNL; via the exons atggcAGTTATTTCCCTCTCTCTTCTTCCTCCTCCTTCTACGACTCACTCTTGCTTCTGTGCTACCGGAATCCATTTCCGTTCCAACAATTTCCTTTCGATTCATTCTCCTTCTCCATCTCCTTTTCCTTCTACTTTCTCTAACTCTAATTATAAATTCTCCGCTAGAAGAAAACGATTTCACACTGTTTTTGCTGCTTCTTCTGATTATTATGCTACTCTCGGAGTTCCCAAATCCGCCACCGTCAAAGATATCAAAGCCGCTTATCGAAGGTTAGCTCGTCAG TATCATCCTGATGTGAACAAAGAGCCTGGGGCAACTGATAAGTTTAAAGAGATTAGTAATGCCTATGAG GTGCTATCAGATGACAAAAAGAGGGCTTTGTATGATCAATATGGCGAGGCAGGGGTTAAGAGCTCAGTGGGAGGAGGATCAAGTGCCTATGCG ACAAATCCATTTGATTTATTTGAGACATTTTTTGGGTCAAATATGGGCGGCTTTGCTGGCATGGATCCAACTGGATTTGGCACGCGGCGTCGTAGTACTGTTACTAAGGGTGAAGACATCCG GTATGATTTCTCCTTGGAATTTTCTGAGGCAATTTTCGGAACAGAGAAAGAATTTGAGCTTTTCCATTTAGAAACATGTGAAGCCTGTACTGGTACTGGTGCAAAGTTAGGATCCAAGATGAGAGTATGTTCAACTTGTGGTGGCAGGGGTCAGGTGATGAGGACCGAACAAACACCTTTTGGGTTGTTCTCACAG GTTTCAGTATGTCCAAACTGTGGAGGTGATGGTGAAGTCATATCTGAAAATTGCCGTAAATGCAGTGGTGCAGGACGCATACGGGTTAAGAAAAATATGAAAGTTAAAGTTCCTCCCGGGGTTAGCTCAGGCAGTATCTTAAGAGTCACTGGAGAGGGTGATGCTGGACCAAGAGG GGGTCCTCCAGGAGATCTTTATGTATATCTTGATGTGCTTGAGATACCGGGAATTCAAAGAGATGACATTAATCTTCGCTCAACAATATCAATCACTTATCTAGATGCTATACTGGGGTCTGTAGTGAAG GTAAAGACGGTTGAAGGCACTTCTGAACTACAAATCCCTTCTGGTACCCAACCTGGAGATGTCCTCGTCCTTGCAAAGAAGGGTGTACCAAAATTAAACAGACCCTCAATACGTGGTGACCACTTATTTACTGTTAAAGTTACAATACCAAAACGTATCAG TTCAAAGGAGCGGGAGGTGCTTGAAGAACTTGCTTCTCTAGGTGACACAAGTAATCATTCAAGATCCCGTCCTAAGACCCAATCTTCCA CCGGAAGTAAGGCAGCTCCTGCAGCTCAAAGGGCCGAAAGTCCAATAGCAACAGTCACAGAAAAACCAGAGAAatcagaagaacaagaagaacaagatgaTGACTTATGGAACAAACTAAAGAACGTGGCTGG GTCTGTGGCAAATGGAGCTCTAAAGTGGTTTAAAGATAATCTCTAG
- the LOC131654060 gene encoding uncharacterized protein LOC131654060, protein MAISVSEIVVLRSTFNNCNFSCFRRKVNVVTSPNTSLTSLLFPAITTTRLSSVVPRALDPKTGEQNSTTSSFQEDLVYVAKLLGGSFAGAAVIKYGSGVFPVITTPNLVLSLVIILTPVIVAVFLLINQSLRQKL, encoded by the exons ATGGCAATTTCTGTTTCAGAGATAGTTGTTCTTAGAAGCACTTTCAACAATTGCAACTTTTCTTGTTTCCGCCGAAAAGTTAATGTTGTTACTTCACCAAACACGTCCTTAACATCACTTCTCTTCCCTGCCATAACTACAACGAGGTTGTCTAGTGTTGTTCCTCGAGCTCTGGATCCCAAAACAGGAGAACAAAACTCTACTACTTCTTCATTTCAA GAGGATTTAGTGTATGTGGCAAAACTACTGGGGGGTTCTTTTGCTGGTGCGGCTGTGATTAAATATGGCAGCGGTGTTTTCCCTGTGATAACTACTCCAAACCTTGTTTTGTCTCTTGTTATCATCTTAACTCCTGTCATTGTTGCTGTTTTCCTTTTGATAAATCAAAGTCTTCGCCAGAAGCTATAG
- the LOC131654061 gene encoding signal recognition particle subunit SRP54 2-like: protein MVLAQLGGSISRALQQMNNATVIDEKVLNECLNEITRALLQSDVQFKLVRDMQTNIKKIVNLQDLAAGHNKRKIIQQAVFSELCKMLDPGKSSFVPQKGKPSVVMFVGLQGSGKTTTCTKYAHHYQKKGWKPALVCADTFRAGAFDQLKQNATKAKIPFYGSYQESDPVKIAVEGVERFKEENCDLIIVDTSGRHKQEVALFEEMRQVSEATKPDLVIFVMDSSIGQAAFDQAQAFKQSVAVGAVIITKMDGHAKGGGSLSAVAATKSPVIFIGTGEHMDEFEVFEAKPFVRRLLGMGDWSGFMDKIHEVVPTDQQPELVQKLLEGNFTLRLMYEQFQNFLQLGPTSQVVSMLPGVPSELMSKGCDQAKFKRYMTIMDSMTNEELDSSNPKLMNESRMMRIARGAGRQVREVLDMMEVYKRFAKTFKTTMKGLNIPKNGNKSALSRKMNAQNMGKAFPPQLLNQIGGMGGLQNLMKQMGTSKDMMGMFSGGGK from the exons ATGGTTCTAGCGCAGCTAGGAGGGAGCATTTCCCGTGCTCTCCAGCAGATGAACAATGCCACGGTGATCGACGAGAAAGTCCTCAACGAATGTCTCAATGAAATCACCCGAGCTCTCCTTCAATCCGATGTCCAATTCAAGCTCGTTCGAGACATGCAGACCAACATCAAGAAGATCGTCAATCTCCAAGACCTCGCCGCCGGTCACAACAAACGCAAAATCATCCAACAA GCTGTGTTTAGCGAACTCTGCAAAATGTTGGATCCTGGAAAGTCCTCTTTTGTTCCCCAAAAAGGAAAACCAAGTGTTGTCATGTTTGTTGGTTTACAAG GTTCTGGAAAAACTACAACATGTACGAAATATGCGCATCATTATCAGAAGAAAGGATGGAAGCCAGCTTTAGTGTGTGCAGATACATTTAGAGCGGGAGCATTTGATCAATTGAAGCAAAATGCAACTAAGGCTAAGATCCCTTTTTATGGAAG CTATCAGGAGTCAGACCCTGTCAAAATTGCCGTGGAAGGTGTGGAGAGATTCAAGGAAGAAAACTGTGATCTTATAATTGTTGATACCAGTGGGCGGCACAAACAAGAAGTAGCTCTTTTTGAAGAAATGCGCCAAGTTTCGGAAGCAACG AAACCAGATCTTGTTATATTTGTTATGGATAGCAGTATTGGTCAGGCTGCTTTTGATCAGGCCCAAGCATTTAAACAGAGTGTTGCTGTTGGAGCTGTAATTATCACCAAAATGGATGGCCATGCCAAGGGTGGTGGCTCTCTTAGCGC TGTAGCAGCAACAAAGAGTCCTGTCATATTCATAGGAACTGGTGAACATATGGACGAGTTTGAAGTTTTTGAAGCTAAACCATTTGTTAGACGTCTATTAG GCATGGGTGACTGGTCTGGGTTTATGGACAAAATTCatgaagttgttccaacggatcAACAGCCTGAATTGGTTCAAAAGCTGTTAGAAGGGAACTTCACCTTGAGGCTTATGTATGAGCAATTTCAGAACTTCCTTCAATTGGGTCCTACCAGCCAG GTAGTTTCTATGCTTCCAGGAGTTCCTTCTGAGTTAATGTCAAAAGGCTGCGACCAGGCAAAATTTAAGCGTTACATGACAATAATGGATTCAATGACAAATGAAg AGTTGGATAGTTCAAACCCAAAGCTTATGAATGAATCACGTATGATGCGAATAGCCCGAGGTGCAGGTCGTCAAGTTAGGGAAGTGTTGGACATGATGGAAGTGTACAAACGTTTTGCAAAGACATTTAAAACCACAATGAAAGGGCTTAACATACCAAAGAATGGTAACAAGAGTGCCCTATCTCGAAAAATGAATGCACAAAACATGGGCAAAGCCTTCCCTCCACAGTTGCTCAACCAAATTGGTGGCATGGGCGGGTTACAAAACTTAATGAAGCAGATGGGAACTTCTAAAGACATGATGGGAATGTTTAGTGGTGGCGGTAAATAG
- the LOC131654062 gene encoding PX domain-containing protein EREX isoform X3 — MTTPFREYLRFRCVWIGVLRLLIGTVATLSGRTLYRPGLSLQPFLPGLLFLNQHLLPILLWVQVGVRSPQAITTTRIILRRFSDFLDLFSQLKKEFPMKYLPSPPPKKILRIKSHALLEERRSLLENWMKKLFSDIAVSRSAPAAIFLELEAAARASFHDANQNISDEQTSAGTALSHTIHNSSHDFVKASSVSGDDTTSEVSELGTLGHGKDKCSEHTVDNLTSDGDLINPTETSVDHAASNQDFVYENNSSNTDKVAENSGDAIALRLDGADFTPADAHVERLSTESIGSDLSSVSNIGTSSSVVSTLLQGVSHDLPENNLPSGNSDLLVTFPLDQRQKLNRILNTQQQRVATAKTDVEDLIARLNQEMAARQYLATKVKDLEVELETTRLNCRENMQQTVLTEKERFTQMQWDMEELRRKCLETEMKLKLEEDERLLAESTKASIIQEKQMLQQELDVAREQLKHLQKHHDEFEMKSKTDMKLLVKEVKSLRSSQLELKQQLGELKEEKVDVERTLHKEKERMQLSHNANAKLLHECAILQKRLQECSVNFLVEEEDKLNVDTSTSDALDLLATSDNRIGLLLAEAQLLAQDVENVVDAVERNTSADDTGTTNEELRKMLANIFVDNASLRKQVNSVIRSALIANIKSEENEEEDEIHLQKTFLSKFLER, encoded by the exons ATGACGACGCCGTTTCGGGAATATCTCCGCTTCCGCTGTGTATGGATTGGAGTCCTCCGCCTCCTAATTGGGACGGTCGCAACACTCTCTGGCCGCACACTTTATCGTCCTGGACTTTCTCTTCAACCATTCCTTCCTGGACTCTTGTTCCTCAATCAACACCTTCTTCCGATCCTGTTGTg GGTTCAAGTTGGAGTTCGATCCCCTCAAGCTATCACCACTACGAGAATTATATTGCGCAGATTTAGTGATTTCCTTGACTTGTTTTCTCAA CTGAAAAAAGAATTTCCCATGAAATATCTGCCTTCGCCTCCACCGAAAAAGATATTGAGAATTAAAAGCCACGCTCTTTTGGAAGAG CGACGGAGTTTATTAGAGAATTGGATGAAAAAATTGTTTTCAGATATTGCGGTATCTAGAAGTGCACCAGCAGCAATATTTCTCGAGTTAGAAGCTGCTGCTAGAGCTT CATTCCATGATGCGAATCAGAATATTTCAGATGAACAAACTTCTGCTGGTACTGCACTATCACATACTATTCATAATAGTtcacatgattttgttaaagctTCATCTGTTTCTGGTGACGATACTACTTCTGAGGTTTCTGAGCTGGGTACACTGGGGCATGGAAAAGATAAATGTTCTGAGCATACCGTGGACAATTTAACATCGGACGGTGACTTAATTAATCCAACTGAAACAAGTGTTGATCATGCTGCATCCAACCAAGACTTTGTTTATGAGAATAATAGTAGTAATACAGACAAGGTTGCTGAGAATTCTGGTGATGCTATAGCTCTTCGTCTAGATGGAGCTGACTTTACACCAGCTGATGCTCATGTTGAGAGACTGTCAACGGAAAGCATTGGGAGTGACTTAAGTTCTGTAAGTAATATTGGAACGTCCAGTTCAGTTGTCTCTACTTTGCTTCAGGGTGTTTCACACGACCTTCCTGAGAACAATTTACCCTCCGGAAACTCAGATTTGTTGGTGACTTTTCCGTTGGATCAGCGACAGAAGTTGAACAGAATTCTTAATACACAGCAGCAGAGAGTGGCCACTGCAAAAACAGATGTTGAAGATCTTATAGCAAGATTGAATCAAGAAATGGCGGCAAGACAATATCTTGCGACAAAG GTCAAAGATTTGGAAGTTGAACTTGAAACAACTCGACTGAACTGCAGAGAAAACATGCAGCAAACTGTCTTAACTGAAAAGGAAAGGTTTACACAAATGCAGTGGGATATGGAGGAACTTCGGAGGAAGTGCCTGGAGACAGAAATGAAATTGAAGCTTGAAGAG GATGAAAGGTTGCTAGCAGAATCAACAAAAGCATCCATTATTCAGGAGAAGCAAATGTTGCAGCAAGAGCTAGATGTGGCTAGAGAACAACTTAAGCACTTGCAGAAACATCATGATGAGTTTGAGATGAAATCAAAGACAGATATGAAGTTGCTAGTAAAGGAAGTGAAATCCCTCAGAAGCTCTCAGTTAGAACTAAAGCAGCAGCTCGGCGAATTGAAGGAGGAAAAAGTAGACGTGGAG AGAACTCTTCATAAGGAAAAGGAAAGAATGCAGCTTTCACATAATGCTAATGCAAAGTTGTTGCACGAGTGTGCAATCCTTCAGAAGAGGCTTCAGGAGTGCAGTGTAAATTTTCTTGTTGAAGAGGAAGATAAACTAAATGTTGACACTTCAACATCTGACGCTTTGGATTTGTTAGCAACATCAGATAATCGGATTGGTCTCTTGCTTGCAGAG GCACAGCTCTTGGCACAAGATGTAGAAAATGTTGTTGATGCTGTTGAAAGAAATACATCTGCTGATGATACCGGGACAACTAATGAAGAGTTAAGGAAAATGCTGGCAAATATATTTGTAGACAATGCCAGTTTAAGGAAACAAGTCAACTCGGTTATCCGTTCTGCTTTAATTGCAAATATCAAATCTGAAGAGAACGAGGAAGAAGACGAAATCCATCTGCAGAAAACTTTTCTCAGCAAGTTCTTAGAGAGATGA
- the LOC131654062 gene encoding PX domain-containing protein EREX isoform X1 gives MHPYAYDLSPLVDINFHYDAYPYPEELDDNGTDDLLDDDAVSGISPLPLCMDWSPPPPNWDGRNTLWPHTLSSWTFSSTIPSWTLVPQSTPSSDPVVFFRVQVGVRSPQAITTTRIILRRFSDFLDLFSQLKKEFPMKYLPSPPPKKILRIKSHALLEERRSLLENWMKKLFSDIAVSRSAPAAIFLELEAAARASFHDANQNISDEQTSAGTALSHTIHNSSHDFVKASSVSGDDTTSEVSELGTLGHGKDKCSEHTVDNLTSDGDLINPTETSVDHAASNQDFVYENNSSNTDKVAENSGDAIALRLDGADFTPADAHVERLSTESIGSDLSSVSNIGTSSSVVSTLLQGVSHDLPENNLPSGNSDLLVTFPLDQRQKLNRILNTQQQRVATAKTDVEDLIARLNQEMAARQYLATKVKDLEVELETTRLNCRENMQQTVLTEKERFTQMQWDMEELRRKCLETEMKLKLEEDERLLAESTKASIIQEKQMLQQELDVAREQLKHLQKHHDEFEMKSKTDMKLLVKEVKSLRSSQLELKQQLGELKEEKVDVERTLHKEKERMQLSHNANAKLLHECAILQKRLQECSVNFLVEEEDKLNVDTSTSDALDLLATSDNRIGLLLAEAQLLAQDVENVVDAVERNTSADDTGTTNEELRKMLANIFVDNASLRKQVNSVIRSALIANIKSEENEEEDEIHLQKTFLSKFLER, from the exons ATGCATCCCTACGCTTACGATTTATCACCTTTAGTTGACATCAATTTCCACTACGATGCATATCCATATCCCGAAGAACTCGACGACAATGGCACCGACGATCTCCTCGATGACGACGCCGTTTCGGGAATATCTCCGCTTCCGCTGTGTATGGATTGGAGTCCTCCGCCTCCTAATTGGGACGGTCGCAACACTCTCTGGCCGCACACTTTATCGTCCTGGACTTTCTCTTCAACCATTCCTTCCTGGACTCTTGTTCCTCAATCAACACCTTCTTCCGATCCTGTTGTg TTTTTTAGGGTTCAAGTTGGAGTTCGATCCCCTCAAGCTATCACCACTACGAGAATTATATTGCGCAGATTTAGTGATTTCCTTGACTTGTTTTCTCAA CTGAAAAAAGAATTTCCCATGAAATATCTGCCTTCGCCTCCACCGAAAAAGATATTGAGAATTAAAAGCCACGCTCTTTTGGAAGAG CGACGGAGTTTATTAGAGAATTGGATGAAAAAATTGTTTTCAGATATTGCGGTATCTAGAAGTGCACCAGCAGCAATATTTCTCGAGTTAGAAGCTGCTGCTAGAGCTT CATTCCATGATGCGAATCAGAATATTTCAGATGAACAAACTTCTGCTGGTACTGCACTATCACATACTATTCATAATAGTtcacatgattttgttaaagctTCATCTGTTTCTGGTGACGATACTACTTCTGAGGTTTCTGAGCTGGGTACACTGGGGCATGGAAAAGATAAATGTTCTGAGCATACCGTGGACAATTTAACATCGGACGGTGACTTAATTAATCCAACTGAAACAAGTGTTGATCATGCTGCATCCAACCAAGACTTTGTTTATGAGAATAATAGTAGTAATACAGACAAGGTTGCTGAGAATTCTGGTGATGCTATAGCTCTTCGTCTAGATGGAGCTGACTTTACACCAGCTGATGCTCATGTTGAGAGACTGTCAACGGAAAGCATTGGGAGTGACTTAAGTTCTGTAAGTAATATTGGAACGTCCAGTTCAGTTGTCTCTACTTTGCTTCAGGGTGTTTCACACGACCTTCCTGAGAACAATTTACCCTCCGGAAACTCAGATTTGTTGGTGACTTTTCCGTTGGATCAGCGACAGAAGTTGAACAGAATTCTTAATACACAGCAGCAGAGAGTGGCCACTGCAAAAACAGATGTTGAAGATCTTATAGCAAGATTGAATCAAGAAATGGCGGCAAGACAATATCTTGCGACAAAG GTCAAAGATTTGGAAGTTGAACTTGAAACAACTCGACTGAACTGCAGAGAAAACATGCAGCAAACTGTCTTAACTGAAAAGGAAAGGTTTACACAAATGCAGTGGGATATGGAGGAACTTCGGAGGAAGTGCCTGGAGACAGAAATGAAATTGAAGCTTGAAGAG GATGAAAGGTTGCTAGCAGAATCAACAAAAGCATCCATTATTCAGGAGAAGCAAATGTTGCAGCAAGAGCTAGATGTGGCTAGAGAACAACTTAAGCACTTGCAGAAACATCATGATGAGTTTGAGATGAAATCAAAGACAGATATGAAGTTGCTAGTAAAGGAAGTGAAATCCCTCAGAAGCTCTCAGTTAGAACTAAAGCAGCAGCTCGGCGAATTGAAGGAGGAAAAAGTAGACGTGGAG AGAACTCTTCATAAGGAAAAGGAAAGAATGCAGCTTTCACATAATGCTAATGCAAAGTTGTTGCACGAGTGTGCAATCCTTCAGAAGAGGCTTCAGGAGTGCAGTGTAAATTTTCTTGTTGAAGAGGAAGATAAACTAAATGTTGACACTTCAACATCTGACGCTTTGGATTTGTTAGCAACATCAGATAATCGGATTGGTCTCTTGCTTGCAGAG GCACAGCTCTTGGCACAAGATGTAGAAAATGTTGTTGATGCTGTTGAAAGAAATACATCTGCTGATGATACCGGGACAACTAATGAAGAGTTAAGGAAAATGCTGGCAAATATATTTGTAGACAATGCCAGTTTAAGGAAACAAGTCAACTCGGTTATCCGTTCTGCTTTAATTGCAAATATCAAATCTGAAGAGAACGAGGAAGAAGACGAAATCCATCTGCAGAAAACTTTTCTCAGCAAGTTCTTAGAGAGATGA
- the LOC131654062 gene encoding PX domain-containing protein EREX isoform X2, which produces MKYLPSPPPKKILRIKSHALLEERRSLLENWMKKLFSDIAVSRSAPAAIFLELEAAARASFHDANQNISDEQTSAGTALSHTIHNSSHDFVKASSVSGDDTTSEVSELGTLGHGKDKCSEHTVDNLTSDGDLINPTETSVDHAASNQDFVYENNSSNTDKVAENSGDAIALRLDGADFTPADAHVERLSTESIGSDLSSVSNIGTSSSVVSTLLQGVSHDLPENNLPSGNSDLLVTFPLDQRQKLNRILNTQQQRVATAKTDVEDLIARLNQEMAARQYLATKVKDLEVELETTRLNCRENMQQTVLTEKERFTQMQWDMEELRRKCLETEMKLKLEEDERLLAESTKASIIQEKQMLQQELDVAREQLKHLQKHHDEFEMKSKTDMKLLVKEVKSLRSSQLELKQQLGELKEEKVDVERTLHKEKERMQLSHNANAKLLHECAILQKRLQECSVNFLVEEEDKLNVDTSTSDALDLLATSDNRIGLLLAEAQLLAQDVENVVDAVERNTSADDTGTTNEELRKMLANIFVDNASLRKQVNSVIRSALIANIKSEENEEEDEIHLQKTFLSKFLER; this is translated from the exons ATGAAATATCTGCCTTCGCCTCCACCGAAAAAGATATTGAGAATTAAAAGCCACGCTCTTTTGGAAGAG CGACGGAGTTTATTAGAGAATTGGATGAAAAAATTGTTTTCAGATATTGCGGTATCTAGAAGTGCACCAGCAGCAATATTTCTCGAGTTAGAAGCTGCTGCTAGAGCTT CATTCCATGATGCGAATCAGAATATTTCAGATGAACAAACTTCTGCTGGTACTGCACTATCACATACTATTCATAATAGTtcacatgattttgttaaagctTCATCTGTTTCTGGTGACGATACTACTTCTGAGGTTTCTGAGCTGGGTACACTGGGGCATGGAAAAGATAAATGTTCTGAGCATACCGTGGACAATTTAACATCGGACGGTGACTTAATTAATCCAACTGAAACAAGTGTTGATCATGCTGCATCCAACCAAGACTTTGTTTATGAGAATAATAGTAGTAATACAGACAAGGTTGCTGAGAATTCTGGTGATGCTATAGCTCTTCGTCTAGATGGAGCTGACTTTACACCAGCTGATGCTCATGTTGAGAGACTGTCAACGGAAAGCATTGGGAGTGACTTAAGTTCTGTAAGTAATATTGGAACGTCCAGTTCAGTTGTCTCTACTTTGCTTCAGGGTGTTTCACACGACCTTCCTGAGAACAATTTACCCTCCGGAAACTCAGATTTGTTGGTGACTTTTCCGTTGGATCAGCGACAGAAGTTGAACAGAATTCTTAATACACAGCAGCAGAGAGTGGCCACTGCAAAAACAGATGTTGAAGATCTTATAGCAAGATTGAATCAAGAAATGGCGGCAAGACAATATCTTGCGACAAAG GTCAAAGATTTGGAAGTTGAACTTGAAACAACTCGACTGAACTGCAGAGAAAACATGCAGCAAACTGTCTTAACTGAAAAGGAAAGGTTTACACAAATGCAGTGGGATATGGAGGAACTTCGGAGGAAGTGCCTGGAGACAGAAATGAAATTGAAGCTTGAAGAG GATGAAAGGTTGCTAGCAGAATCAACAAAAGCATCCATTATTCAGGAGAAGCAAATGTTGCAGCAAGAGCTAGATGTGGCTAGAGAACAACTTAAGCACTTGCAGAAACATCATGATGAGTTTGAGATGAAATCAAAGACAGATATGAAGTTGCTAGTAAAGGAAGTGAAATCCCTCAGAAGCTCTCAGTTAGAACTAAAGCAGCAGCTCGGCGAATTGAAGGAGGAAAAAGTAGACGTGGAG AGAACTCTTCATAAGGAAAAGGAAAGAATGCAGCTTTCACATAATGCTAATGCAAAGTTGTTGCACGAGTGTGCAATCCTTCAGAAGAGGCTTCAGGAGTGCAGTGTAAATTTTCTTGTTGAAGAGGAAGATAAACTAAATGTTGACACTTCAACATCTGACGCTTTGGATTTGTTAGCAACATCAGATAATCGGATTGGTCTCTTGCTTGCAGAG GCACAGCTCTTGGCACAAGATGTAGAAAATGTTGTTGATGCTGTTGAAAGAAATACATCTGCTGATGATACCGGGACAACTAATGAAGAGTTAAGGAAAATGCTGGCAAATATATTTGTAGACAATGCCAGTTTAAGGAAACAAGTCAACTCGGTTATCCGTTCTGCTTTAATTGCAAATATCAAATCTGAAGAGAACGAGGAAGAAGACGAAATCCATCTGCAGAAAACTTTTCTCAGCAAGTTCTTAGAGAGATGA